A region from the Corylus avellana chromosome ca7, CavTom2PMs-1.0 genome encodes:
- the LOC132188774 gene encoding aspartic proteinase CDR1-like, translating to MASHHSLLSSAAIVTTFSICLLYSLSITAEAVNGGFSVDLIHRDSPLSPFYDPSETPSQRVANALRRSITRVNHFMPTSSSLSPNELPRSEIVAVRGEYLMKYSIGTPPVPVLGVADTGSDLIWLQCEPCTNCYNQTDPLFDPVESKTYRNVSCSASECQSLRGTSCNSLSSSSSCKYSASYGDNSYSQGDLAFDTLTLESTASVPVSLRNIVVGCGHNNAGTFNNKGSGIVGFGRGKASLVSQLGSSIGGKFSYCLVPTTSQGKNSSKLSFGRDAVVSGPGVVSTGLGPKGPDTNFYFLTLEAMSVGNKRLEFDDSSPFGDSEGNIVIDSGTTLTLFPEDFYSRFEAAVAEEIDLERVDDPNQVLSLCYKSVSDDIGAPNITAHFKDADVKLNPVNTFLRVSEELICFAFLASERLYIFGNVAQLNFLVGYDTEANTVSFKPTDCTNL from the exons ATGGCATCTCAtcactctcttctctcttctgcTGCGATCGTAACTACCTTCTCCATTTGTCTTCTTTACAGCTTATCTATCACTGCAGAGGCTGTTAATGGCGGCTTCAGCGTGGATCTCATCCACCGCGATTCCCCACTCTCTCCCTTCTACGACCCTTCAGAGACTCCTTCGCAGCGCGTAGCAAACGCTTTGCGGCGTTCCATTACCCGCGTCAATCATTTCATGCCAACTTCTTCTTCACTCTCTCCCAATGAATTACCTCGATCAGAAATAGTTGCAGTCAGAGGCGAATACCTCATGAAATACTCCATCGGCACGCCGCCGGTCCCCGTCCTTGGCGTCGCCGACACCGGCAGTGATCTCATTTGGTTGCAGTGTGAGCCTTGCACGAACTGTTACAACCAAACAGACCCGCTTTTTGACCCTGTCGAGTCGAAAACATACAGAAACGTTTCTTGCAGTGCAAGCGAATGCCAGTCCTTGCGAGGAACCTCATGCAactcattatcatcatcatcttcttgcaAATATTCAGCGTCTTATGGCGATAATTCATACAGCCAGGGCGATCTTGCTTTTGACACTCTCACGCTGGAATCGACTGCAAGCGTCCCCGTGTCTCTTCGTAATATCGTCGTAGGCTGTGGACACAACAATGCCGGAACCTTCAATAACAAAGGCTCCGGCATCGTCGGCTTTGGGCGCGGCAAAGCTTCCCTCGTTTCCCAATTGGGTTCTTCCATTG GTGGCAAGTTTTCCTACTGCTTGGTGCCAACAACTTCCCAGGGCAAAAACTCAAGCAAATTGAGTTTTGGTCGTGATGCGGTGGTTTCTGGGCCTGGAGTCGTTTCTACTGGCTTGGGCCCAAAAGGGCCGGATACGAATTTCTACTTTCTAACACTGGAGGCAATGAGTGTCGGTAATAAAAGATTGGAGTTTGATGATTCTTCCCCCTTCGGAGACTCAGAGGGAAACATTGTAATTGATTCGGGCACCACATTAACGCTATTTCCAGAAGATTTCTACTCCAGGTTTGAAGCGGCGGTGGCAGAAGAGATTGATCTGGAACGCGTTGACGATCCCAATCAAGTGCTAAGTCTTTGCTACAAGTCGGTGTCGGATGATATAGGGGCTCCAAATATCACGGCACATTTCAAGGACGCCGACGTGAAGCTGAATCCGGTGAACACCTTCCTGAGAGTAAGCGAGGAACTTATATGCTTCGCTTTCCTTGCCAGTGAAAGACTCTACATCTTTGGTAATGTGGCGCAGTTGAACTTCTTGGTGGGTTATGACACTGAGGCCAATACTGTGTCGTTTAAGCCAACTGATTGCACAAACCTCTAA